Within Salvia splendens isolate huo1 chromosome 21, SspV2, whole genome shotgun sequence, the genomic segment ctcgtattccactaactcattcatactcacattttattataaaactaatatatactaatatataaaagtatgacttatattccactaactttttcaactcactttttcaactcactttttattacatttcttaaaacccgtgcccggtcaaagtgagacaatctttgtgggacggatggagtaatttatATATTCTATAGCTAATTAAGTGAACATGTAAcaaatcatatattcatatttataaACACACGAATTTAGAAGTGTTGGTTATTTTATGAATACATAATtgcttattaatttattaaaactcttaaatcttgtctcacatcgacttgATGATGATCTTAGCTCATCTATATAAatatggataaccctcccccttatgaggcttTTTAAGAGGTtagtggctcatttctaatatggtatttGAGCGGACGCAAGTCGATGATGAattttatctcttctcttgcctacccacgtgatggaagtccgatgtgtcattccgacTCATGCGTGAGAGGgtgtgttaaaactcttaaatcttgtccctCATTGGATAACCCTCCTCCTTATGAGCTTTTTAAgaggtgagtgactcatttctaataataTAATAAGTATATCTTACGTTTGGTATACATGGTAGTCTAATTTTTTAAGATATaagcaatggcggatccaggaacaaATTATCATGGGGTCGAACAAGatagtaaatatttatttaaaataattgtttaaattaattatttttataaatatattttttaatataaataattcatgCGAGTATCGATATTCTTAAAACAACATACTCCACTTTCTTCGTCCTGTTATAAGCGAGACTCTTCTTTTGGatacaaaatttaagaaaaagacGTTTATGGAGCTaactgaagaaagaataaaatatgatcttAGATAAACAAAgatgcaaataaataataaagtaagagagaacaattatgttatattacgtattttgacaaaaaaaatgacataCACATAGCATAATTTTTCTATAACATACCAAATTtttaaagattaaaaaaattgaatatgaataataaggttgaaaatttaaattataaaactaagagtagaagaaattaagaaatatttactttatataagtaggtggttaatttagataaattgattttgatatactgtaaaaaaatattactactactactatttaacattaattgataagatgggaaaatatttttaatggacttctaagaattaattcaaataaagaaaatatttcaaagccCATTTTACAATTAGATAACatatttaagatatttaatcttttaaaCTTAGTTAAATTTATTGATGCCGGTTTATTCTATTTCACGAGTGAATATAAGGATGAGAAAACAATAATGACATCGCCAATACCATTCCTCTTTCTCTTCGAAAACAAAAACCGCGGAAGGACTCTTCCCCTCCAACTCCTTCGTTCTCGACAACAGTCTACCCATCCGGCTGCCTCACTTCCTTCCTTTCTCTCTGATCAGTCTCCTCATCATCTCACACAGCGTGAGGACGTGAGGTGGGGGCGGAGACGTAAATGCCGTAGGGTCGGAGGCTGAAGAAAGTAACTTTCCGGTGCACTCCGTGGCaggtggtggggtcggccgaccccgcccgaccccacctggatccgccagtGGATATAAGTACATAATAATCTGTTAACTTTTTGTCCTTCGAGACATTAGCTTATATAATATCAGATAAATAGAAAATGTGATTCGTAAAATTCACGTTTTATAGTGATACTTAATCTTCAGAGTAGGCATAATTGTCATCTGTGACATGAACTTCGGACTTTATATATGTcgtatttaatataattaagttCAAATATATTACATTATTTCTAATGACTTAAACCGTTAATAATTAAATGACTGGAAGAATTAACGAATTTCATTGCTCTAAAATCAATCAATTGTTATCTATCTATACCGATGTAACTTCCGTTtgaagaaaaaagagaattaaATGTTGGAACATTTTAATATGGTCCAACATAATCGTCTAAAGattgtataatatttatgacTATTTATTGGATGACCCGATTACGTGATCTACTAAGTTAATATAACTTATAGGGTCAAACGATCATCTATAAAAGTATGAGGACTTTTGTGCAGATACTAATTTGGAtaactttaattttgttatggGTGAAATTAGAGTTATAATAAAGTTAGGGACTTATTCTCTAATTTGCGGTTATGGTCCCCAACTATTAACGCTATAAATATGTCAATCTCATCCCATTCCGAAAGACAATTCAGAAACTCAAGATTTCCAGATTACAGAGAATCTGTGAAAAGCGTTAATACTTGGAAGGCCAATCACCAATCTCAAGAACAACATGAATTCGAATCCATGTAAGCTTCCGCTTTATGTTTATCGATCGTTTTCAACTTGTATGATTTATGTGTGAATCATTAATTTGAttccaacaattggtatcagagccaatacATGTTGGAACGAATTGATAATTCgttgatttataattttttgttgGATTCGGTAATTATGTGATTAATTCGGATGAAAATTCGAAACTGTGTTCTATTCATGCGAAATTGTTTGAATCTGTTAAGACTTTTGATGAAATCAAAGTTTATTTATCTGCTGTTCAAAATTTAGTTTTCACTGACTGCCGTCCAATTATTCCGGTGAACGGCGACGTCGCCAAGTCTCCGGCAACGTTGCAACGGTTGACGGCGGTTAGGGTGGTTAAACGGTGCCTTATTTTCATGAAACGGCGCGACGGCCTATTATAAAAACTGATTTTAGTTTCTTAACTTTGGGGACTGCTGCAATTTTAATTTCCGTCAGCAGTAGCCAATTATTTCTTGTCTTCGGTCCAtagttttataaaatgtttgggcaacttataatttttttttttaagggccgtgatttaatttttattggGCCACAAAATTTGTtgctatttaattttaatttattagtcgTTTGTTTGAACTTGTACAAACAATTACTTAAAACAATTAATCGCATTTAATTGTTTTGATtattaagtaattaattaaataatgactTAAAGCTTTTGTTGTTTATCattctaaataaattaattaaagcaTTAACTCGCCAAAGTGGGCTCTGATGTgtagattaattttatttggaatgtGTATTATTTGTATACTTGAAATACATGCGAATAGTTAATCGGCCCAAAGGAAGATTGTTATTTGGCCGTGTTTCTTGTGTACTTTGTGGTAATAATATGAGATTATCCTTAAGTCATTGTGGACACTAAGTCGGCCCAAAGGAAGACTTATTGTTTGACAGGAAATGATTATCTATATTTGATTACTACGTATTAAGATGTCACTTGCAAGTTATTATTTTGTCcaaagatgaaattttaatgttgtGCCGACTTCTTGAAATGGGAAttgtcattatttaatttatttacttattatttACGTGAGCTAATTATTGTCCTACTTGTTATTTTGTTCTTTGCTAGCTCAAGAATCTGCTATTGGTTTTCTAAATTCCATTCCTGTACTAAAAGGCAATACCTATGCATCGTGGAGAAGCAAGGTATTGATTGGTTTGGGGATTGCAAATTTAGACTATGCACTTCGGACGGAGCAACCCGCCCCTCTTACTGATGAAAGTTCCGATGAGGATAAACGGAATTTTGAGAGGTGGGAACACTCCAATCGCATGAGTCTTATGATTATGCAACATGCCATCCCTGAAAACTTTCGCGGTACTGTCCCGAAAGAAGCAACTGCTAAGGAATTCCTCGAGGCCATTGATATGAATTTCGCAAGCAATGAAAAGGCCGAAACGGCTTCATTGATGCATAAACTTGTGACTATGAGGTATAATGGCCGAGGGGAAATTCGGGAGCACATTATGGAAATGTCAAACACTGCTTCAAAGCTTACGGCACTTAATTTGACGATCAGTGATGATCAACTAGTGCATTTGGTTATGATATCTCTTCCTCATCAATTTGATCACttcaaagttagttacaataCTGTGAAGGATAAATGGTCATTGAATGAGTTGATTTCTCATTGTGTTCAAGAGGAAGAGAGGTTGAAGCAAAGTAAGACGGAAAGTGCTCACTTAGCAACAAGCTATAGGGGGAAACGAGGAAAGGACAAGGGAAAGAGGATTCTTTCCGAGTTCGCTAAAGGGAAGAGGATTCTTCCCGATTCCTCCAGAAATGTTGCGGGTCCATCTGCAAAACAGTTTAAGAAGGAAAGATCAGGTTCAGTTTGCTTCTTTTGCAAGAAAGATGGACACAAGAAGAATGATTGTGAAGAATATCACGCTTGGCGCGTGAAGAAGGGTACATTTTTCACTTATGTTTGTTCAGAAGTTAATTTAGCTTCTGTACCTGGACATACTTGGTGGCTAGATTCTGGTGCTACTACTCACATAAGTGTGTCCATGCAGGGTTGCCTCCAGTGCCGAAAGCCGATTGATGCTGAAAGATTCATCTATGTGGGCGATGGCAAACAAGTTGAAGTGGAGGCAATAGGCACATTTAGATTATTACTAAAAACTGGTTGTTATTTGGATTTAGAACAGACTTTTGTTGTACCGTCATTTAGacggaatttaatttctatttctGTATTGGACAAATTCGGTTATACTTGTTCATTTAGAAATGGTAAATTTAGTCTTTATCTACATTCAACTTTGGTTGGCACCGGTTCTCTTTCTTATGGTgataatctttatttgcttaatACTATTACTTCATTTAATGAAGCCCTGCATGTGAACTCACAAGGTACAAAGCGTAAATTAATGAGTGAGAATTCTGCCACAATTTGGCACAAACGTTTGGGTCATATCTCCAAACGGAGAATAGAAAGACTTGTGTCAGATGGAATTCTTACCAT encodes:
- the LOC121784388 gene encoding uncharacterized protein LOC121784388, which produces MSLATQESAIGFLNSIPVLKGNTYASWRSKVLIGLGIANLDYALRTEQPAPLTDESSDEDKRNFERWEHSNRMSLMIMQHAIPENFRGTVPKEATAKEFLEAIDMNFASNEKAETASLMHKLVTMRYNGRGEIREHIMEMSNTASKLTALNLTISDDQLVHLVMISLPHQFDHFKVSYNTVKDKWSLNELISHCVQEEERLKQSKTESAHLATSYRGKRGKDKGKRILSEFAKGKRILPDSSRNVAGPSAKQFKKERSGSVCFFCKKDGHKKNDCEEYHAWRVKKGLPPVPKAD